A region from the Indicator indicator isolate 239-I01 chromosome 4, UM_Iind_1.1, whole genome shotgun sequence genome encodes:
- the ZFP36L1 gene encoding mRNA decay activator protein ZFP36L1: protein MSTALVSPTIFELSEVLYKSNKMLNYSPSGVSGCLLDRKAVGTPAGGGFPRRHSVTLPNSKFHQNQLLSSLKGEPAPMLGPRESRFRDRSFSEGGERLLQQKQPGGQVNSSRYKTELCRPFEENGACKYGDKCQFAHGIHELRSLTRHPKYKTELCRTFHTIGFCPYGPRCHFIHNAEERRAVAGSREPAVTDRPRLQHSFSFAGFPSTAASGLLDSPTSITPPPMLSADDLLGSPTLPDCASNPFTFSSQELVSLFAPSMGVQVPSGSSPTTFLFRSMSESPNMFDSPPSPQDSLSDQEGYLSSSSSSHSGSDSPILDTSRRLPIFSRLSISDD from the exons ATGTCCACAGCCCTGGTGTCGCCCACCATCTTCGAGCTGAGCGAAGTTTTATACAAG AGCAACAAGATGTTGAATTACAGCCCCTCGGGTGTCAGCGGGTGCCTGCTGGACAGGAAGGCGGTGGGCACCCCGGCCGGCGGGGGTTTCCCTAGGAGGCACTCTGTCACCCTGCCCAACTCCAAGTTTCACCAGaaccagctcctcagcagcctgaaAGGGGAGCCGGCTCCCATGCTGGGCCCCCGGGAAAGTCGCTTCCGGGACCGCTCCTTCTCCGAGGGCGGCGAgcgcctgctgcagcagaagcagcccgGGGGACAGGTCAACTCCAGCCGCTACAAGACGGAGCTGTGCCGCCCCTTCGAGGAGAACGGCGCCTGCAAGTACGGTGACAAGTGCCAGTTCGCTCATGGCATTCACGAGCTGCGGAGCCTCACCCGCCACCCCAAGTACAAGACCGAGCTCTGCCGCACGTTCCACACCATCGGCTTCTGTCCCTACGGGCCGCGCTGCCACTTCATCCACAACGCGGAGGAGCGCCGTGCCGTGGCGGGCAGCCGGGAGCCCGCCGTCACCGACAGACCCcgcctgcagcacagcttcagctTCGCCggcttccccagcactgctgccagcggGCTGCTGGACAGCCCTACTTCCATCACCCCGCCGCCCATGCTGAGCGCAGACGACCTGCTGGGCTCCCCTACCTTGCCTGACTGCGCCAGCAAccccttcaccttctccagccaggagctggtCAGTCTTTTTGCCCCCAGCATGGGGGTGCAGGTGCCCAGTGGGAGCTCCCCCACCACCTTCTTGTTCAGGTCCATGTCTGAATCCCCCAACATGTTTGACTCACCACCCAGTCCTCAGGACTCCCTCTCTGACCAGGAGGGCTatctgagcagctccagcagcagccacagcggCTCAGATTCCCCTATCCTGGACACCTCAAGACGTCTTCCCATCTTCAGCAGACTCTCCATCTCCGACGACTAA